A genomic segment from Montipora foliosa isolate CH-2021 chromosome 9, ASM3666993v2, whole genome shotgun sequence encodes:
- the LOC137971673 gene encoding uncharacterized protein — translation MDKDQYLRLLREASINDSTKFAHVDQHCPNSRGRPPKRFHPLLEKEKQLHEKVHRILPKATAKQLCPKGSRVAHLYGLPKTHKERLCMRPILSASGTYNYPLAKWLEEKLKPLSTNKYCINDIFGFTDEIRNTDIESDHILVSYDVSALFTNVPLMETINILVDKAY, via the coding sequence ATGGACAAAGATCAGTACCTTCGTCTTCTACGTGAGGCCTCGATCAACGACTCTACGAAGTTTGCCCACGTCGACCAACACTGTCCAAACTCCAGAGGGAGACCTCCTAAACGTTTCCACCCACTTctagagaaagaaaaacagctCCACGAGAAGGTACATCGGATTCTACCCAAGGCCACAGCCAAACAACTTTGCCCTAAAGGCTCCAGAGTTGCGCACCTGTATGGCCTCCCCAAAACCCATAAAGAAAGGCTATGCATGAGACCAATTTTATCAGCTTCTGGTACATACAACTATCCGTTGGCGAAATGGTTAGAGGAGAAATTGAAGCCGCTATCTACCAACAAATATTGTATTAACGATATTTTTGGCTTCACTGACGAAATAAGAAACACTGACATCGAATCTGACCACATCCTTGTCTCCTACGACGTGTCTGCATTATTTACCAATGTTCCTCTGATGGAAACCATTAACATTCTCGTGGACAAAGCCTATTAA
- the LOC137971674 gene encoding putative ATP-dependent DNA helicase Q1, translated as MADELQECLSRFPKIDLLKPEQKQAVEALLAGQDVMAILPTGFGKSLIYQMFCMAKLSSNANASVLVISPLNSIIEEQVNELNDLGLPSVQLKENDADCLKAISEGKFRLIFCSAEQCLSEKFKNLLKAEQTRADIEMVVVDESHTVDSWNTDFGSDWNCWSPSKKTG; from the exons ATGGCTGACGAATTGCAGGAATGTTTATCTCGGTTTCCAAAAATAGACTTGCTGAAACCAGAGCAAAAACAAGCCGTGGAAGCTCTACTCGCCGGCCAAGATGTCATGGCCATTTTGCCAACCGGCTTTGGAAAAAGCCTTATTTACCAAATGTTTTGTATGGCAAAGCTGTCTTCAAACGCTAACGCAAGTGTATTGGTTATCTCGCCACTCAATAGCATCATCGAAGAGCAAGTAAACGAATTGAATGATCTCGGCCTTCCGTCTGTTCAGTTGAAAGAAAACGATGCAGATTGTCTGAAAGCCATTTCAGAAGGAAAGTTTCGCTTAATTTTTTGTTCTGCCGAGCAATGCCTATCGGAGAAGTTTAAAAACCTACTTAAAGCAGAGCAGACAAGAGCGGATATCGAAATGGTGGTTGTTGACGAATCTCACACAGTTGATTCATG GAACACCGATTTTGGCTCTGACTGGAACTGCTGGTCGCCATCCAAAAAGACTGGTTGA